One window of the Glycocaulis alkaliphilus genome contains the following:
- the rpsH gene encoding 30S ribosomal protein S8: protein MSMIDPLGDMLTRIRNALMRRRTNVVTPASKLRQRVLDVLLEEGYIRGYSESLDADGFKQFEIELKYYEGAPVISEIKRVSKPGRREYSKARDLPLVQNGLGIAIVSTPRGVMSDASARAQNVGGEILCHVS, encoded by the coding sequence ATGTCGATGATCGATCCGCTCGGTGACATGCTCACCCGCATCCGTAACGCGCTCATGCGCCGGCGCACCAATGTGGTGACGCCCGCATCGAAGCTGCGCCAGCGTGTGCTCGATGTCCTGCTCGAAGAAGGTTATATCCGCGGCTATTCAGAGTCGCTGGATGCTGACGGCTTCAAGCAGTTTGAAATCGAACTGAAATATTATGAAGGCGCGCCTGTGATCTCCGAGATCAAGCGCGTTTCCAAGCCGGGCCGCCGGGAATACTCCAAGGCCAGGGATCTTCCGCTCGTTCAGAACGGGCTCGGGATTGCCATCGTTTCCACGCCGCGCGGTGTGATGAGCGATGCGTCAGCCCGCGCCCAGAATGTCGGCGGCGAGATTCTCTGCCACGTCAGCTAA
- the rplF gene encoding 50S ribosomal protein L6 has translation MSRLGKLPVGLPSGVSATIANDTVKVKGPKGELSLIVSNLVTITEAEDKSLVVKPADESTRARAMWGTTRANIASMVKGVSEGFEQNLELVGVGYRAASQGRDLKLSLGFSHEVIYTPRPGITITAPKPTEIKIEGANKQEVGQTAAEIRKYRPPEPYKGKGIRLAGEYVRRKEGKKK, from the coding sequence ATGTCACGTCTGGGCAAATTGCCGGTCGGCCTTCCTAGCGGAGTGAGCGCGACCATTGCCAACGATACGGTGAAGGTAAAGGGTCCCAAGGGCGAGTTGTCGCTCATTGTGTCCAACCTGGTCACCATTACTGAAGCCGAGGACAAGTCGCTGGTTGTGAAGCCGGCTGATGAGTCGACCCGTGCCCGCGCCATGTGGGGCACGACGCGCGCCAACATCGCCAGCATGGTGAAAGGCGTGTCGGAAGGTTTCGAGCAGAATCTCGAACTGGTCGGCGTCGGTTACCGCGCTGCGTCGCAGGGCCGCGATCTCAAGCTGTCGCTTGGCTTCAGCCACGAAGTGATCTACACGCCGCGTCCCGGCATCACGATTACTGCTCCCAAGCCCACCGAGATCAAGATCGAAGGGGCTAACAAGCAGGAAGTCGGCCAGACTGCGGCCGAGATCCGCAAGTATCGTCCGCCGGAGCCCTACAAGGGCAAAGGCATCCGTCTTGCCGGCGAATATGTCCGCCGGAAAGAAGGCAAGAAGAAGTAG
- the rplV gene encoding 50S ribosomal protein L22: MGKETNPRRVAENEARAKLRMIRISPQKLNLVAAMIRGKKVERALNDLAFSRKRAAADVKKVLESAIANAENNHGLDIDSLVVSEAYVGKNLVMKRFRARARGRGAKILKPFSELTIVVREVEEAA; the protein is encoded by the coding sequence ATGGGCAAGGAAACCAATCCCCGCCGCGTGGCTGAGAACGAGGCGCGCGCCAAGCTGCGGATGATCCGCATCAGCCCGCAAAAGCTGAACCTTGTTGCCGCGATGATCCGTGGCAAGAAGGTGGAGCGTGCGCTGAACGATCTGGCCTTTTCACGCAAGCGCGCTGCCGCCGACGTGAAGAAGGTCCTGGAGTCGGCCATCGCCAACGCTGAGAACAATCACGGCCTCGATATCGACAGCCTCGTCGTGTCGGAAGCCTATGTCGGCAAGAACCTTGTGATGAAACGCTTCCGTGCCCGCGCCCGCGGCCGTGGTGCGAAAATCCTCAAGCCGTTCTCCGAGCTGACGATCGTCGTTCGCGAAGTCGAGGAGGCCGCGTAA
- the rpsC gene encoding 30S ribosomal protein S3 yields MGQKINPIGLRLGINRTWESRWYARGEEYATLLHEDLKIRKFLQEKLKAASISKIIIERPHKKCRITIYTARPGVVIGKKGADIEKLRREVAKMTDAEVFLNLVEVRKPETDANLVADSIAQQLERRVAFRRAMKRSMQSAMRMGALGCKIICAGRLGGAEIARSEQYNEGSVPLHTLRADIDYGFAEAKTAMGIIGIKVWIYKGEIMEHDPMASERRMQETGEQRTRSGRQNA; encoded by the coding sequence ATGGGACAGAAGATTAATCCGATCGGCCTGCGCCTCGGCATCAACCGTACCTGGGAATCGCGCTGGTATGCGCGCGGTGAAGAGTATGCGACGCTTCTTCATGAAGACCTGAAGATCCGCAAATTCCTCCAGGAAAAGCTGAAAGCAGCCTCGATCTCGAAGATCATCATCGAGCGTCCGCACAAGAAGTGCCGCATCACCATCTACACGGCGCGTCCGGGTGTGGTGATCGGTAAAAAAGGTGCCGACATCGAGAAGCTGCGCCGCGAAGTCGCCAAGATGACGGACGCCGAGGTGTTCCTGAACCTGGTCGAAGTGCGCAAGCCGGAAACCGACGCCAACCTGGTCGCCGACAGCATCGCCCAGCAGCTCGAGCGCCGCGTGGCGTTCCGGCGTGCGATGAAACGTTCCATGCAGTCCGCGATGCGCATGGGCGCTCTTGGCTGCAAGATCATCTGTGCCGGCCGTCTGGGCGGCGCCGAGATCGCGCGTTCGGAACAGTACAATGAAGGCTCGGTGCCGCTGCACACGCTGCGCGCCGACATTGATTACGGCTTCGCCGAAGCGAAAACCGCGATGGGCATTATCGGGATCAAGGTCTGGATCTACAAAGGCGAGATCATGGAACACGACCCGATGGCGTCCGAGCGCCGTATGCAGGAAACCGGCGAGCAGCGGACCCGTTCGGGCCGCCAGAACGCCTAG
- the rpsM gene encoding 30S ribosomal protein S13 translates to MARIAGVNIPTNKRVTIALRYIHGIGPAMAREICEKVGIPSEKRVNQLTDAEVLQIRETIDAGYMVEGDLRRDTAVNVKRLMDLGCYRGLRHRRGLPVRGQRTHTNARTRKGPAKPIAGKKK, encoded by the coding sequence GTGGCCCGCATAGCTGGCGTCAACATTCCGACGAACAAGCGCGTAACGATCGCGCTTCGCTATATTCACGGTATCGGCCCGGCCATGGCGCGGGAGATCTGTGAGAAGGTAGGCATTCCGTCTGAAAAACGGGTTAACCAGCTTACCGATGCTGAAGTGCTTCAGATCCGCGAAACGATCGATGCTGGCTATATGGTCGAAGGTGACCTGCGCCGCGACACGGCCGTGAACGTCAAGCGTCTCATGGACCTTGGCTGCTATCGCGGCCTGCGCCATCGCCGCGGCCTGCCCGTGCGCGGTCAGCGTACCCACACCAATGCCAGGACCCGTAAAGGTCCGGCCAAGCCGATTGCCGGCAAGAAGAAGTAA
- the secY gene encoding preprotein translocase subunit SecY, translating to MASAAEQLAANMNFGAFARAKELQKRLLFTLFVLIIYRVGTYIPMPGIDPDVFAGAFQQQQQGILGVFNMFSGGAVERMAIFALNVMPYISASIIMQLMAATVPSLERMKKEGGEQGRKQINQYSRYLTVVLAMLQAFAIAVSMENPDPTTGATIAIDPGWFFRITAVVSLVGGTMMLLWLGEQITARGVGNGISLIIFAGIIAEMPRALFQTLEQGRTGNLSAGLIIAMILGIIAVLVFVVFMERSQRRLLVQYPKRQVGNRMMGGESSFLPLKLNTAGVIPAIFASSLLLLPATIAGFSADTGPDWLRTVTALLGPGQPLFIIFYASMIIFFTFFYTSIVFNPEDTADNLKKYGGFLPGIRPGKRTAEYIDFVLTRLTVIGAAYLTFVCVLPEVLRAELDIPFYIGGTALLIVVSVTLDTVSQIQSHLLAHQYEGLIKKTKLRGRKR from the coding sequence ATGGCATCTGCCGCAGAACAACTTGCCGCTAACATGAATTTCGGCGCGTTTGCCCGCGCCAAGGAGCTGCAAAAGCGGCTCCTCTTCACGTTGTTCGTGCTGATCATCTACCGCGTGGGCACCTATATCCCCATGCCGGGCATTGATCCGGACGTGTTTGCCGGTGCCTTCCAGCAGCAGCAGCAAGGCATTCTGGGCGTCTTCAACATGTTTTCCGGCGGCGCCGTTGAGCGTATGGCGATCTTCGCCCTCAACGTGATGCCGTATATCTCTGCCTCGATCATCATGCAGCTCATGGCCGCCACCGTGCCGAGCCTGGAGCGCATGAAGAAGGAAGGCGGCGAGCAGGGCCGCAAGCAGATCAACCAGTATTCGCGTTATCTGACGGTCGTTCTCGCGATGCTGCAGGCCTTTGCCATCGCCGTGTCGATGGAAAACCCCGATCCGACGACGGGTGCCACCATCGCGATCGATCCGGGCTGGTTCTTCCGCATTACGGCTGTTGTCTCGCTGGTTGGCGGCACGATGATGCTGCTCTGGCTGGGTGAGCAGATTACGGCGCGGGGCGTGGGTAACGGCATCTCGCTGATCATCTTCGCCGGCATTATTGCAGAAATGCCGCGTGCGCTCTTCCAGACGCTGGAGCAGGGCCGTACGGGCAACCTTTCTGCAGGGCTCATCATCGCGATGATCCTTGGCATCATTGCCGTGCTGGTGTTTGTCGTCTTCATGGAGCGTTCGCAGCGGCGATTGCTCGTGCAGTATCCCAAGCGCCAGGTCGGCAACCGCATGATGGGCGGTGAGTCCAGCTTCCTGCCGCTCAAGCTGAACACGGCGGGCGTGATCCCGGCGATCTTCGCCTCCTCGCTCCTGCTGCTGCCGGCGACGATTGCGGGCTTCTCCGCCGACACCGGGCCTGACTGGCTGCGCACGGTGACGGCGCTGCTTGGCCCGGGCCAGCCGCTCTTCATCATCTTCTATGCGTCGATGATCATCTTCTTCACCTTCTTCTACACCTCCATCGTCTTCAATCCGGAAGACACGGCGGACAATCTGAAGAAGTATGGCGGCTTCCTGCCCGGCATCCGTCCCGGCAAGCGCACCGCCGAGTATATCGACTTCGTGCTGACGCGCCTGACCGTTATCGGGGCGGCCTATCTGACCTTCGTGTGTGTGCTGCCTGAAGTGCTGCGTGCGGAGCTGGACATCCCCTTCTATATCGGCGGCACGGCCCTGCTCATTGTCGTGTCGGTGACCCTCGACACCGTCTCCCAGATCCAGTCCCACCTGCTGGCACACCAGTATGAGGGCCTGATCAAGAAGACGAAGCTGAGGGGCCGCAAGCGATGA
- a CDS encoding DNA-directed RNA polymerase subunit alpha, whose protein sequence is MIEKNWQELIRPMKPVVQAGHDAARNAKIVAEPLERGFGMTLGNALRRVLLSSLQGAAVTAVQIDGVLHEFSSIPGVREDVTDIVLNLKQVALRMHGEGPRRVVLRKSGPGEVTAGDIEETADIEVINRDHVICTLDEGASLRFVLTVNTGKGYVPAERNRPEDAPIGYIAIDALYSPVKRVAYRVENTREGQVLDYDKLILDIETNGAVTPEDAVAYAARILQDQFQIFVNFEEPSEARGPEDDAPSLDFNPALLKKVDELELSVRSANCLKNDNIVYIGDLIQKSESEMLRTPNFGRKSLNEIKEVLAQMGLHLGMEAPNWPPENIEDLAKKFEDQI, encoded by the coding sequence GTGATCGAGAAGAACTGGCAGGAACTAATCCGTCCGATGAAGCCCGTCGTTCAGGCTGGCCATGATGCTGCGCGCAACGCCAAGATCGTTGCCGAGCCGCTTGAGCGCGGTTTCGGCATGACGCTCGGCAATGCGCTGCGCCGCGTGCTGCTGTCCTCGCTCCAGGGTGCGGCGGTGACTGCTGTCCAGATCGACGGCGTGCTCCACGAGTTCTCGTCGATCCCCGGTGTGCGTGAAGATGTCACCGACATCGTGCTGAACCTGAAACAGGTTGCCCTGCGCATGCATGGCGAAGGCCCGCGCCGCGTCGTGCTGCGCAAGAGCGGCCCCGGCGAGGTGACGGCTGGTGATATCGAGGAAACGGCAGACATCGAGGTCATCAATCGTGACCACGTCATCTGCACCCTCGACGAAGGCGCGAGCCTGCGCTTCGTGCTGACGGTCAATACCGGCAAGGGCTACGTGCCCGCCGAGCGTAACCGCCCGGAAGACGCGCCCATCGGCTATATCGCCATCGACGCGCTCTACAGCCCGGTCAAGCGCGTGGCCTACCGCGTGGAAAACACCCGCGAAGGCCAGGTGCTGGACTATGACAAGCTCATTCTCGACATCGAGACCAATGGCGCTGTGACGCCGGAAGACGCCGTGGCCTATGCTGCGCGTATCCTGCAGGACCAGTTCCAGATCTTCGTGAACTTCGAGGAGCCTTCCGAGGCCCGTGGTCCGGAAGACGATGCGCCGTCGCTCGACTTCAATCCGGCCCTCCTCAAGAAGGTGGACGAGCTGGAGCTGTCTGTGCGCTCGGCCAACTGCCTGAAGAACGACAATATCGTCTACATTGGCGACCTCATCCAGAAGTCGGAATCGGAAATGCTCCGCACGCCGAACTTCGGCCGCAAGTCGCTCAATGAGATCAAGGAAGTGCTGGCCCAGATGGGGCTGCACCTCGGTATGGAGGCGCCCAACTGGCCGCCGGAAAATATCGAGGACCTGGCAAAGAAATTCGAGGATCAGATCTAG
- the rplX gene encoding 50S ribosomal protein L24, translating into MAAKIKKGDKVVILAGRDKGKTGEVTKVVPSENRVFVGGVNMVKRHNRPTQTTLGGIEEKEAPIHVSNVALADPKSGEATRVGFEVRDGKKVRVAKKSGEVING; encoded by the coding sequence ATGGCTGCGAAGATCAAGAAGGGCGACAAGGTCGTCATCCTGGCTGGCCGCGACAAGGGCAAGACCGGGGAAGTGACAAAAGTGGTCCCGTCAGAGAACCGCGTGTTCGTGGGCGGCGTGAATATGGTCAAGCGCCATAACCGCCCGACCCAGACCACGCTTGGCGGTATCGAGGAAAAGGAAGCCCCGATCCACGTTTCCAACGTGGCTCTGGCCGACCCCAAATCCGGCGAAGCGACACGTGTCGGCTTCGAGGTGCGGGACGGCAAGAAGGTCCGGGTCGCGAAAAAATCTGGTGAGGTCATCAATGGCTGA
- the rplO gene encoding 50S ribosomal protein L15: MRLNELRDNPGAVKERTRVGRGIGSGKGKTGGRGVKGQKSRSGVAIKGFEGGQMPLHQRLPKRGFTKPNRAKFAEVTLGRLQKAIDAGKLDAKAAVDADALIRAGVIRRAKDGVRIIGGGEFKAKLSITAAGASKPAIAAVEKAGGSITLPAPKDSEA; this comes from the coding sequence ATGCGTCTGAACGAACTGCGGGATAATCCCGGCGCGGTGAAAGAACGCACCCGCGTGGGTCGCGGCATCGGCTCGGGCAAGGGCAAGACCGGCGGCCGTGGCGTCAAGGGTCAGAAATCGCGCTCTGGCGTTGCCATCAAGGGCTTTGAGGGCGGCCAGATGCCGCTTCACCAGCGCCTGCCCAAGCGCGGCTTCACCAAGCCGAACCGTGCAAAGTTTGCCGAAGTCACGCTCGGCCGCCTGCAAAAGGCGATTGATGCGGGCAAGCTGGACGCGAAAGCGGCTGTCGATGCCGACGCGCTGATCAGGGCCGGCGTTATCCGCCGCGCCAAGGACGGCGTACGCATTATCGGCGGCGGCGAGTTCAAGGCCAAGCTTTCCATCACGGCGGCTGGCGCGTCGAAGCCTGCCATCGCTGCGGTGGAAAAAGCTGGCGGGTCGATCACCCTGCCGGCCCCCAAAGACAGCGAAGCCTGA
- the rpsN gene encoding 30S ribosomal protein S14, with translation MAKKSATERNARVQRLAKRYLAKRQALKAVARDTSLPVEERFAAQLKLAALPRNSAPTRIRNRCKVSGRPRGYYRKLKMSRIALRELGSHGLIPGLVKSSW, from the coding sequence ATGGCAAAGAAGAGCGCAACCGAGCGTAATGCCCGTGTCCAGCGTCTGGCCAAGCGGTATCTGGCCAAGCGTCAGGCACTGAAGGCTGTCGCGCGCGACACGTCGCTGCCCGTCGAAGAGCGGTTTGCAGCCCAGCTGAAGCTGGCTGCCCTTCCGCGCAACTCGGCCCCGACCCGCATCCGCAACCGGTGCAAGGTTTCGGGCCGTCCGCGCGGTTACTACCGCAAGCTGAAAATGTCCCGTATCGCGCTTCGCGAGCTGGGTAGCCACGGCCTGATCCCAGGCCTGGTCAAGTCGAGCTGGTAG
- the rpmD gene encoding 50S ribosomal protein L30 translates to MAKKTVIVRQTGSHIRRPKDQLQTLTGLGLGRIGKQRELEDTPSVRGMIAKVAHLVEIVEERG, encoded by the coding sequence ATGGCCAAGAAAACAGTCATCGTGCGTCAGACGGGCAGCCATATCCGCCGCCCCAAAGACCAGCTGCAGACGCTGACCGGGCTCGGCCTGGGGCGTATCGGCAAACAGCGCGAGCTTGAGGATACGCCGTCTGTGCGCGGCATGATCGCCAAGGTCGCCCACCTGGTAGAAATCGTCGAGGAGCGCGGCTAG
- the rpsQ gene encoding 30S ribosomal protein S17 codes for MPKRVLQGVVVSDKQAKTVVVKVERTFLHPLLRKTVRRSKNYHAHDEANAKKVGDTVQIQECAPKSKLKRWEVVSDQA; via the coding sequence ATGCCGAAGCGCGTATTGCAAGGCGTCGTGGTCAGCGACAAGCAGGCCAAGACCGTTGTTGTGAAGGTGGAGCGCACATTCCTGCACCCGCTTCTTCGCAAGACGGTTCGGCGTTCGAAAAATTATCATGCCCATGACGAGGCCAACGCCAAGAAAGTCGGCGACACAGTCCAGATCCAGGAATGTGCGCCCAAATCGAAGCTGAAGCGGTGGGAGGTCGTCTCCGACCAGGCGTAA
- the rplP gene encoding 50S ribosomal protein L16, whose protein sequence is MLQPKRTKFRKAHKGRIHGNAKGGFTLNFGSYGLKAVEPERVTARQIEATRRAITRHMKRAGRVWIRIFPDVPVSKKPTEVRMGKGKGSPEYWVARVKPGRIMFEIDGVPDAVAREALRLGAAKLPIKTRVVTRPGEQGAE, encoded by the coding sequence ATGCTTCAACCGAAGCGCACAAAATTCCGGAAGGCCCACAAGGGCCGTATCCACGGAAACGCGAAGGGCGGCTTCACGCTCAATTTCGGCTCGTACGGGCTGAAAGCTGTTGAACCTGAGCGCGTCACGGCGCGCCAGATCGAGGCCACCCGCCGCGCGATCACCCGTCACATGAAACGGGCTGGCCGCGTCTGGATCCGCATTTTCCCGGATGTTCCGGTTTCGAAAAAGCCGACCGAAGTGCGGATGGGTAAAGGTAAGGGTTCCCCGGAATACTGGGTGGCCCGCGTTAAGCCCGGCCGCATCATGTTTGAGATTGACGGTGTGCCGGATGCGGTTGCGCGCGAAGCGCTGCGCCTTGGCGCCGCGAAGCTGCCGATCAAGACCCGTGTCGTAACCCGTCCGGGCGAGCAGGGAGCTGAGTAG
- the rpmC gene encoding 50S ribosomal protein L29, with translation MEMQDVRAMTDDQLQDNLLKLKKEQFNLRFQQATGQLENTARFSKVRKDIARLKTDMRRRQIEKQGS, from the coding sequence ATGGAAATGCAAGACGTACGCGCCATGACCGATGACCAGCTCCAGGACAACCTCCTGAAGCTGAAGAAAGAACAGTTTAACCTGCGCTTCCAGCAGGCCACGGGCCAGCTGGAAAACACGGCGCGGTTCTCCAAGGTGCGCAAGGATATTGCTCGCCTGAAGACCGACATGCGCCGGCGCCAGATCGAAAAGCAAGGGAGCTAG
- the rpsK gene encoding 30S ribosomal protein S11, with protein MAKEPTRVRRRERKNITSGVAHVNASFNNTMITIADAQGNAISWSSAGTMGFKGSRKSTPYAAQMAAEDAGRKAQEHGVKTLEVKVSGPGSGRESALRALQSVGFTITTIHDVTPIPHNGCRPPKRRRV; from the coding sequence ATGGCCAAGGAACCGACACGCGTACGCCGCCGCGAGCGCAAGAATATCACCTCCGGCGTGGCGCATGTGAATGCCAGCTTCAACAACACGATGATCACCATCGCCGATGCCCAGGGCAACGCGATTTCCTGGTCGTCGGCCGGCACGATGGGCTTTAAAGGGTCGCGCAAATCGACCCCTTATGCCGCCCAGATGGCCGCTGAAGATGCGGGCCGCAAGGCGCAGGAACACGGCGTGAAGACCCTTGAAGTCAAGGTGTCGGGCCCCGGTTCGGGCCGCGAGTCGGCTCTGCGTGCCCTGCAGTCTGTCGGGTTCACGATCACGACGATCCATGACGTGACGCCGATCCCGCACAATGGCTGCCGTCCGCCGAAGCGCCGCCGCGTCTAG
- the rplN gene encoding 50S ribosomal protein L14 — MIQMQSNLDVADNSGARRVQCIKVLGGAKRRYAGVGDIIVVSVKEATPKGRVKKGDVRKAVVVRTARDIKRRDGSVIRFDTNAAVLLNNNMEPLGTRIFGPVPRELRAKNHMKIISLAPEVL, encoded by the coding sequence ATGATCCAGATGCAATCCAATCTGGACGTGGCCGACAATTCCGGGGCCCGCCGCGTGCAGTGCATCAAGGTGCTGGGCGGAGCCAAGCGCCGTTATGCCGGCGTAGGCGACATCATTGTCGTCTCGGTCAAGGAAGCCACGCCCAAGGGACGGGTGAAAAAAGGTGACGTGCGCAAGGCTGTCGTCGTGCGCACCGCGCGCGACATCAAGCGCCGCGACGGCTCCGTCATCCGTTTCGACACGAATGCCGCTGTGCTCCTGAACAATAACATGGAGCCGCTCGGCACGCGTATCTTCGGCCCGGTTCCGCGCGAGCTGCGGGCGAAGAACCACATGAAGATCATCTCGCTGGCGCCGGAGGTGCTGTAG
- the rplR gene encoding 50S ribosomal protein L18 — protein sequence MKSSREKMQRRAQRTRSRLAKFSGGRPRLSVFRSSKHIYAQIIDDANGATLAAASTLEADVRGGKPAGANVEAAAAVGKLVAERAKAKGLTDVVFDRGGYIYHGRIKALADAAREGGLNF from the coding sequence ATGAAATCGTCTCGCGAAAAGATGCAACGCCGCGCGCAGCGTACGCGCTCGCGGCTTGCCAAGTTCTCGGGCGGCCGTCCGCGCCTGTCGGTCTTCCGCTCGTCCAAGCATATCTACGCCCAGATCATCGACGATGCGAACGGCGCCACGCTCGCCGCGGCTTCGACCCTCGAAGCCGATGTGCGCGGCGGCAAGCCGGCTGGCGCCAATGTCGAGGCGGCTGCCGCTGTCGGCAAGCTCGTCGCCGAGCGCGCCAAGGCCAAGGGCCTTACCGATGTCGTGTTTGATCGCGGCGGTTACATTTATCATGGGCGCATCAAGGCGCTCGCAGATGCTGCCCGCGAGGGCGGCCTGAACTTCTAG
- a CDS encoding adenylate kinase encodes MNIILFGPPGAGKGTQSKRLVQSRGWVQLSTGDMLRDARKAGTELGNRVAGIMDRGELVSDEIVIALINERLPEADAAGGAIFDGFPRTVPQAEALDRLLAERSSPIAKVVRLVVDQDELVARVEKRAAEEGRADDTVDAFKVRLKAYNDQTAPLIPFYTGQNKLVDVDGMGSMDEVSARINAALDA; translated from the coding sequence ATGAACATCATCCTGTTCGGACCACCCGGCGCGGGCAAGGGAACCCAGTCCAAGCGCCTGGTCCAGTCACGCGGCTGGGTCCAGCTTTCCACCGGCGACATGCTGCGCGATGCGCGCAAGGCCGGTACTGAGCTGGGTAACCGTGTGGCCGGGATCATGGATCGCGGCGAGCTGGTGTCCGACGAGATTGTCATCGCCCTGATCAATGAGCGTCTGCCTGAGGCAGACGCCGCCGGGGGTGCCATATTCGACGGCTTCCCGCGCACGGTTCCCCAGGCTGAAGCGCTCGACAGGCTGCTGGCGGAACGCAGCAGCCCGATCGCAAAAGTTGTCCGCCTTGTGGTTGACCAGGACGAGCTGGTCGCACGGGTGGAAAAGCGCGCTGCCGAGGAAGGCCGCGCGGATGACACGGTTGATGCCTTCAAGGTCCGCCTGAAGGCCTATAACGATCAGACGGCCCCTCTGATTCCTTTCTACACCGGCCAGAACAAGCTGGTGGATGTGGACGGGATGGGCTCGATGGACGAGGTTTCCGCCCGCATCAATGCGGCGTTGGATGCATAA
- the rplE gene encoding 50S ribosomal protein L5, which translates to MAETATYEPRLKTRYREEIRARLKEKFGYTNDMQIPRIDKIVINMGVGEAAQDSKKLQGALADLEAIAGQKPVATRATKSIAGFKLREGQLIGAKVTLRQDRMYEFLDRLVTIALPRVRDFRGLNGKSFDGNGNYAMGMKEHIVFPEIDYDKVEKVRGMDIVVCTTARNNEEAKALLAEFDFPFAN; encoded by the coding sequence ATGGCTGAGACCGCGACATATGAGCCGCGCCTGAAGACGCGCTATCGCGAAGAGATTCGCGCGCGTTTGAAGGAGAAGTTCGGCTACACGAACGACATGCAGATACCCCGTATTGACAAGATTGTCATCAATATGGGCGTCGGCGAGGCTGCACAGGACTCCAAGAAGCTCCAGGGAGCTCTGGCTGACCTGGAAGCGATTGCCGGTCAGAAGCCGGTCGCCACGCGTGCCACGAAGTCCATCGCGGGCTTCAAGCTGCGTGAAGGCCAGCTGATCGGCGCGAAGGTGACTTTGCGCCAGGACCGCATGTACGAGTTTCTCGACCGCCTGGTCACCATCGCCCTGCCGCGCGTCCGCGACTTCCGCGGGCTCAATGGCAAGAGCTTTGATGGCAACGGCAATTACGCGATGGGCATGAAAGAGCACATCGTGTTTCCCGAGATCGACTACGACAAGGTCGAAAAAGTGCGTGGCATGGACATCGTCGTGTGCACCACCGCGCGTAACAATGAAGAAGCGAAGGCCCTGCTGGCCGAGTTCGACTTTCCGTTCGCGAACTGA
- the rpsE gene encoding 30S ribosomal protein S5, with protein MAREDQREGRGGRDRRRRDEEPESELVDKLVHINRVAKTVKGGRNFQFAALAVVGDQKGRVGFGQGKAREVPEAIRKATEEAKKTMVRIPLREGRTLHHDANGRWGAGKVTLRAAPPGTGIIAGGPMRAVLESLGVQDVVAKSVGSSNPYNMIRATFDALKGQNSPRTVASKRGLKVADIVNRRNDGASAPEAVDSQS; from the coding sequence ATGGCTCGGGAAGACCAACGCGAAGGCCGGGGCGGGCGCGACCGCCGCCGCCGCGACGAGGAGCCGGAAAGCGAACTCGTCGACAAGCTCGTCCACATCAACCGCGTTGCCAAGACGGTGAAGGGCGGCCGGAACTTCCAGTTCGCCGCTCTCGCAGTTGTTGGCGACCAAAAGGGCCGTGTCGGCTTCGGACAGGGCAAGGCGCGCGAAGTGCCGGAAGCCATCCGCAAGGCGACCGAAGAGGCCAAGAAGACCATGGTGCGCATTCCGCTGCGCGAAGGCCGGACGCTGCATCACGATGCAAACGGCCGCTGGGGCGCTGGCAAGGTCACGCTGCGTGCGGCGCCTCCGGGCACCGGCATCATCGCAGGCGGCCCGATGCGCGCCGTGCTGGAAAGCCTGGGTGTTCAGGACGTGGTGGCCAAGTCGGTCGGCTCGTCCAACCCCTACAACATGATCCGCGCCACGTTCGACGCGCTCAAGGGGCAGAACAGCCCGCGCACGGTTGCGTCCAAGCGCGGCCTGAAAGTGGCCGATATTGTCAATCGCCGGAATGACGGTGCCAGCGCACCTGAAGCCGTCGACAGCCAGAGCTAG